From a region of the Gemmatimonadales bacterium genome:
- a CDS encoding oligopeptide transporter, OPT family encodes MTQPFKPYVPANSDMAEFTLRAVLIGLVMCVVLGAANAYLGLKAGMTIAATYPAAVIGMAVLRVMKGSILEENIARTVGSIGESVAAGAIFTLPALYISGVWTEFPGTSHYIQSTLIMLAGGVLGIMFVALLRRVMVEDVELPFPESVAASEIHKAGRSGGTGAKFLFGAMGIGALIQGLVQINLFQSAWQKFVAFAKTTITLRSSGSATGQSGMLLSSPSISPAFIGVGYIIGPKLASLNFSGGLLAWGLLVPIIAYFIGPTVFPAGSAPTTDQWVGLANNVWFTIVRPIAIGGMLMSAAWTLFRMRKSLVAGIRRSIGDVKRAAAGEVVGDRTERDLPFNRVMLGVLATSVVVFFIYNYFTGNAWGAALVATIVLVVAGFFFAAVSGYLVGVIGSSNNPISGLTLSTLVIAALLMVALGMKGQAGVAAVLGVAGVVCVSSAVGGEMLQDLKVGHILGGTPWKMQIGDLLGVAVAAAVMFLPLVVLHGGDIRAGQMAVPPYAGGFGGPTLPAPQASLMALLSQGIVGGHMAWPLIIVGLALGLGMILMRVPSPMLVCVGMYINLGTTFAIFIGGVIRAIVNWMSEGRKHNAAQKARVENNGILIAAGLIAGEALIGLLFAALAFGNVNYANFLVAQLGFHGFGFWFALLVLLFLGWLLVQVPLRNAGAPDQPAPPSAVM; translated from the coding sequence ATGACGCAACCCTTCAAGCCCTACGTGCCCGCGAACAGCGACATGGCGGAGTTCACGCTCCGCGCCGTGCTGATCGGGCTCGTGATGTGCGTGGTCCTCGGCGCGGCCAATGCCTACCTCGGCCTCAAGGCCGGGATGACCATCGCCGCCACCTATCCGGCCGCCGTGATCGGCATGGCCGTGCTGCGGGTGATGAAGGGCTCGATCCTCGAGGAGAACATCGCCCGCACCGTGGGCTCGATCGGCGAGTCGGTCGCGGCCGGCGCGATCTTCACCCTGCCCGCGCTGTACATCTCGGGTGTCTGGACGGAGTTCCCGGGCACCAGCCACTACATCCAGAGCACGCTCATCATGCTGGCGGGCGGCGTGCTGGGCATCATGTTCGTCGCGCTGCTGCGGCGGGTGATGGTCGAGGACGTCGAGCTGCCCTTCCCGGAGTCGGTGGCCGCCTCCGAGATCCACAAGGCGGGCCGTTCGGGCGGCACGGGCGCCAAGTTCCTGTTCGGCGCGATGGGCATCGGCGCGCTGATCCAGGGGCTCGTGCAGATCAACCTGTTCCAGAGCGCCTGGCAGAAGTTCGTGGCGTTCGCCAAGACGACCATCACGCTGCGCTCCAGCGGCAGCGCGACGGGGCAGAGCGGCATGCTACTCTCCTCGCCCTCCATCAGCCCGGCGTTCATCGGCGTCGGCTACATCATCGGGCCCAAGCTGGCCTCGCTGAACTTCAGCGGCGGCCTGCTGGCGTGGGGCCTGCTGGTGCCCATCATCGCCTACTTCATCGGGCCGACGGTGTTCCCGGCGGGCTCGGCGCCCACCACCGACCAGTGGGTCGGGCTCGCCAACAACGTCTGGTTCACCATCGTGCGGCCGATCGCCATCGGCGGCATGCTGATGAGCGCCGCCTGGACCCTGTTCCGGATGCGCAAGAGCCTGGTGGCCGGGATCCGGCGGTCGATCGGCGACGTCAAGCGCGCGGCGGCCGGCGAGGTCGTCGGCGACCGCACCGAGCGGGACCTGCCCTTCAACCGGGTGATGCTGGGCGTGCTGGCCACCTCGGTCGTGGTGTTCTTCATCTACAACTACTTCACGGGGAACGCCTGGGGCGCCGCGCTGGTGGCGACCATCGTCCTGGTCGTCGCGGGATTCTTCTTCGCCGCGGTGTCGGGCTACCTGGTCGGCGTCATCGGCTCCAGCAACAACCCGATCAGCGGGCTCACCCTCTCGACCCTCGTGATCGCGGCGCTGCTGATGGTCGCCCTGGGAATGAAGGGCCAGGCCGGGGTCGCGGCGGTGCTGGGCGTCGCCGGCGTGGTCTGCGTGTCGTCGGCCGTCGGCGGCGAGATGCTGCAGGACCTCAAGGTGGGGCACATCCTCGGCGGGACGCCGTGGAAGATGCAGATCGGCGACCTGCTCGGCGTCGCGGTCGCCGCGGCCGTGATGTTTCTCCCGCTCGTCGTCCTGCACGGGGGCGACATCCGGGCCGGACAGATGGCGGTGCCGCCCTACGCGGGCGGCTTCGGCGGACCCACCCTGCCCGCGCCGCAGGCGAGCCTCATGGCGCTGCTGTCGCAGGGCATCGTGGGCGGGCACATGGCGTGGCCGCTGATCATCGTCGGCCTCGCGCTCGGCCTCGGCATGATCCTGATGCGGGTGCCGAGCCCGATGCTGGTGTGCGTCGGGATGTACATCAACCTCGGCACGACGTTCGCCATCTTCATCGGCGGCGTCATCCGGGCGATCGTCAACTGGATGAGCGAGGGCCGCAAGCACAACGCCGCGCAGAAGGCGCGGGTGGAGAACAACGGCATCCTGATCGCCGCCGGCCTGATCGCCGGCGAGGCCCTGATCGGACTGCTGTTCGCGGCGCTGGCGTTCGGCAACGTGAACTACGCGAACTTCCTGGTGGCGCAGCTCGGCTTCCACGGGTTCGGCTTCTGGTTCGCGCTGCTGGTGCTGCTGTTCCTCGGCTGGCTGCTGGTGCAGGTGCCGCTCCGCAACGCGGGCGCGCCCGACCAGCCGGCGCCGCCGAGCGCGGTGATGTAG
- a CDS encoding PqqD family protein produces the protein MTAPVNLFALRPRRLARFERGADGLVTVLAPKFRSRLALQWLAPLLARPEVAVRLDSEGSFVWDRCDGGTTVQAIAEALHRRLAGDEDAVGDRVGRFVEQLARAGLVTMDLPGER, from the coding sequence GTGACGGCACCGGTCAACCTGTTCGCGCTCCGGCCGCGGCGGCTGGCGCGGTTCGAGCGGGGGGCCGACGGCCTGGTGACGGTGCTGGCCCCGAAGTTCCGGAGCCGGCTCGCCCTGCAGTGGCTCGCGCCGCTGCTGGCGCGGCCCGAGGTCGCCGTCCGGCTCGACAGCGAGGGCAGCTTCGTGTGGGATCGCTGCGACGGCGGCACGACCGTGCAGGCCATCGCGGAGGCGCTGCACCGGCGGCTGGCCGGTGACGAGGACGCCGTGGGCGACCGGGTGGGCCGCTTCGTGGAGCAACTGGCCCGCGCCGGTCTGGTGACGATGGACCTTCCCGGAGAGCGATGA
- a CDS encoding aminoacyl-histidine dipeptidase: protein MSDAIAGLQPALVWKYFAEIARIPRGSKHEEKISKYVLETARKLGLAAKADKLGNVVVKKPASPGKERAKSVALQGHLDMVCEKNKDKTHDFSKDPIELVRKGNFLMANGTTLGADNGIAVATNLAIMEDKSLVHGPLEFVFTIDEETGLTGAAGLQPGFVESRTLMNLDSEEEGALYVGCSGGRDTIGTWKAAFDASPAGSTAATLRVTGLKGGHSGLEIDKGRGNAVKIINRAALALADLGARLSSVEGGDKHNAIPREAEAVVFVPSRKWNEAAAAVAAFQKTAKAELATVEPGLTVTLEEKQGVRKGKVLKKALQHKLTQTIAAFPHGVLKMSADIPGLVETSTNVAAVHTTAKTVQLVTSQRSSVASELDEACLGVRAILEMGGATAHTSDGYPGWKPDLGSAILKTAKATYKALYGKDPEVKAIHAGLECGIIGERYPGMDMVSFGPTLEGVHSPDEKIHLDTVPKFWDFLLGILKAVN, encoded by the coding sequence ATGAGCGACGCGATTGCAGGCCTGCAGCCCGCGCTGGTGTGGAAGTACTTCGCCGAGATCGCGCGGATCCCCCGCGGGTCGAAGCACGAGGAGAAGATCTCGAAGTACGTGCTGGAGACGGCCAGGAAGCTGGGACTCGCGGCCAAGGCCGACAAGCTCGGCAACGTGGTGGTGAAGAAGCCCGCCTCGCCGGGGAAGGAGCGCGCGAAGAGCGTCGCCCTGCAGGGCCACCTCGACATGGTGTGCGAGAAGAACAAGGACAAGACGCACGACTTCTCCAAGGACCCGATCGAGCTGGTGCGCAAGGGCAACTTCCTCATGGCCAACGGCACCACGCTCGGCGCCGACAACGGCATCGCCGTCGCGACCAACCTCGCGATCATGGAGGACAAGTCGCTGGTGCACGGGCCGCTGGAGTTCGTGTTCACCATCGACGAGGAGACGGGTCTGACCGGCGCGGCGGGCCTCCAGCCGGGCTTCGTCGAGAGCCGCACGCTGATGAACCTCGACTCCGAAGAGGAGGGCGCGCTGTACGTCGGCTGCTCCGGGGGCCGCGACACCATCGGCACCTGGAAGGCGGCCTTCGACGCGTCCCCGGCGGGCTCGACCGCCGCCACGCTCCGGGTCACCGGGCTCAAGGGCGGTCACTCGGGCCTCGAGATCGACAAGGGCCGCGGCAACGCGGTCAAGATCATCAACCGGGCCGCGCTCGCGCTCGCCGACCTCGGCGCGCGCCTCAGCTCGGTCGAGGGCGGCGACAAGCACAACGCCATCCCGCGGGAAGCCGAGGCGGTGGTCTTCGTGCCGAGCAGGAAGTGGAACGAGGCGGCCGCGGCCGTCGCCGCGTTCCAGAAGACGGCCAAGGCCGAGCTGGCGACCGTGGAGCCCGGGCTCACGGTCACGCTCGAGGAGAAACAGGGGGTGCGGAAGGGGAAGGTCCTGAAGAAGGCGCTGCAGCACAAGCTGACCCAGACCATCGCCGCCTTCCCGCACGGCGTGCTCAAGATGAGCGCGGACATTCCCGGCCTGGTGGAGACCTCCACCAACGTGGCCGCCGTCCACACCACCGCGAAGACCGTCCAGCTGGTCACCAGCCAGCGCAGCTCCGTGGCCTCGGAGCTCGACGAGGCCTGCCTCGGCGTGCGCGCCATCCTCGAGATGGGCGGGGCGACGGCCCACACCAGCGACGGCTACCCCGGCTGGAAGCCGGACCTCGGGTCGGCCATCCTGAAGACGGCCAAGGCCACCTACAAGGCGCTGTACGGGAAGGACCCCGAGGTGAAGGCGATCCACGCCGGCCTCGAGTGCGGCATCATCGGCGAGCGCTATCCGGGGATGGACATGGTGTCGTTCGGGCCCACGCTCGAGGGCGTCCACTCGCCCGACGAGAAGATCCACCTCGACACCGTGCCGAAGTTCTGGGACTTCCTGCTCGGGATCCTCAAGGCGGTGAACTGA
- a CDS encoding ABC transporter ATP-binding protein: MDVRLAGVRYSYGSAEAVRGVDLVLEAGEQVALLGPNGAGKTTLTRLLVALRRPSAGRVTVGDWEVARRRPDEMARRVGYVFQHADQQLFARSIEEDVAFGPRCLGRRKPPVGEVLEELGLAPLAGLHPYDVPAPTRKLVALAGVLAMEPRVLVLDEPTAGLDHVQRDAAIAALRRRGGDGVTILAVSHDLGFVADAADRTVVMRDGRIVEDRPARELLYDREALRRLGLRPPATVEVGEALGLPGRPVRSVEVVEAMRGIRWRQAPV; this comes from the coding sequence ATGGACGTGCGGCTGGCGGGCGTGCGCTACAGCTACGGTTCCGCCGAGGCCGTCCGCGGCGTCGACCTGGTGCTCGAGGCCGGGGAGCAGGTCGCCCTGCTCGGGCCCAACGGCGCGGGGAAGACCACGCTGACCCGTCTCCTCGTCGCGTTGCGGCGGCCGAGCGCCGGACGGGTGACGGTGGGGGACTGGGAGGTGGCCCGGAGGCGGCCGGACGAGATGGCGCGGCGGGTGGGCTACGTCTTCCAGCACGCCGACCAGCAGCTGTTCGCCCGCTCGATCGAGGAGGACGTGGCCTTCGGGCCGCGCTGCCTGGGCCGGCGGAAGCCGCCGGTGGGCGAGGTGCTCGAGGAGTTGGGGCTGGCGCCGCTGGCCGGCCTGCACCCGTACGACGTGCCGGCGCCGACCCGCAAGCTGGTGGCGCTCGCGGGCGTGCTGGCGATGGAGCCGCGGGTGCTGGTCCTCGACGAGCCCACCGCGGGGCTCGACCACGTCCAGCGGGACGCGGCGATCGCCGCGTTGCGGCGCCGTGGCGGGGACGGCGTGACGATCCTGGCCGTGTCGCACGATCTCGGCTTCGTGGCGGACGCCGCCGACCGGACGGTGGTGATGCGGGACGGGCGGATCGTCGAGGATCGGCCGGCGCGCGAGCTGCTGTACGACCGTGAAGCGCTGCGGCGGCTGGGGCTCAGGCCGCCGGCGACGGTGGAGGTCGGCGAGGCGCTCGGGTTGCCGGGCCGGCCGGTGCGCTCGGTCGAGGTCGTGGAAGCGATGCGCGGAATTCGGTGGAGACAGGCGCCAGTGTAG
- a CDS encoding ABC transporter ATP-binding protein, producing the protein MTALVTLERASFSYPGAARPALAEVSLELAPGEVVVVTGPAGAGTSTLLLVASGFAPRVVGGTLTGTRRIAARRCGLVFARPWTQLTGLCSTVRDEVAFGPASLGLPREAVLAAAARALDLLHVGQLADREPTELSGGELQRVVVAAALALAPEVLALDDPAAELDPEAADALYAALPPLAASGTAVLLATPDLQRAARVATRAVEMADGRVVASGAPAEVLSGTEVARLARAAGCPPPYPIDAAALVRRVAP; encoded by the coding sequence ATGACGGCGCTGGTGACGCTGGAGCGCGCGTCGTTCAGCTATCCGGGGGCGGCGCGGCCGGCGCTGGCAGAGGTGTCGCTGGAGCTCGCGCCCGGGGAGGTGGTCGTCGTGACCGGTCCGGCGGGCGCCGGAACCTCGACGCTGCTGCTGGTCGCGAGCGGGTTCGCGCCGCGGGTGGTGGGAGGCACGCTGACCGGGACGCGGCGCATCGCCGCGCGGCGCTGCGGGCTGGTGTTCGCGAGGCCCTGGACCCAGCTGACGGGCCTGTGCTCGACGGTGCGGGACGAGGTCGCGTTCGGGCCGGCCTCGCTCGGGCTGCCGCGCGAGGCCGTGCTGGCGGCGGCCGCGCGCGCCCTCGATCTGCTGCACGTCGGCCAGCTGGCCGACCGGGAGCCGACCGAGCTGTCGGGCGGGGAGCTGCAGCGCGTGGTGGTGGCCGCGGCACTCGCGCTGGCGCCGGAGGTGCTCGCGCTGGACGACCCGGCCGCCGAGCTGGATCCGGAGGCCGCCGACGCCCTGTACGCCGCGCTTCCCCCGCTCGCCGCGTCGGGCACCGCGGTGCTGCTCGCCACGCCGGACCTGCAGCGGGCGGCGCGCGTCGCGACGCGCGCCGTCGAGATGGCGGACGGACGCGTCGTCGCGAGCGGCGCTCCGGCGGAGGTGCTGAGTGGAACCGAGGTGGCGCGGCTGGCCCGGGCCGCGGGCTGCCCGCCGCCCTATCCGATCGACGCGGCGGCGCTGGTCCGGCGGGTGGCGCCGTGA
- a CDS encoding energy-coupling factor transporter transmembrane component T: MIGFVPGRSPLHRAHPYTTLATAAALLLGAFALTRPLEVWLLVGAAVAYAAVGGVLRASARTALLLSLPIWVLLFVLHGLLGAEPRVVLGPVALSAPGLARALVLGGRVTAIVLGFLTALAATSPHRLVEAMTADGAPFGRAFLLASTLTVLPRMRERAAQILEAQQCRGLRLGGSPFARLRALGPLALPLVLGALAEVDEQVLALDARGAGGAARRTALDPPRDSAAQRAWRWALLLLVAAAYAWKFWRLGA; this comes from the coding sequence GTGATCGGCTTCGTCCCCGGCCGCTCGCCCCTGCACCGCGCGCACCCGTACACGACGCTGGCCACGGCCGCGGCGCTGCTGCTGGGGGCGTTCGCGCTGACCCGCCCGCTGGAGGTGTGGCTGCTGGTCGGGGCGGCGGTGGCGTACGCCGCGGTGGGCGGCGTGCTGCGCGCCAGCGCGAGGACGGCTCTGCTCCTGTCGCTGCCGATCTGGGTCCTGCTGTTCGTGCTGCACGGCCTCCTCGGCGCCGAGCCGCGCGTGGTCCTGGGGCCCGTGGCCTTGTCCGCGCCGGGCCTGGCGCGGGCACTGGTGCTGGGAGGGCGCGTCACGGCCATCGTGCTCGGCTTCCTGACCGCGCTGGCGGCCACCTCGCCCCACCGGCTGGTGGAGGCGATGACGGCGGACGGCGCGCCGTTCGGCCGGGCCTTCCTGCTGGCCTCGACGCTCACGGTGCTGCCGCGGATGCGCGAGCGCGCCGCGCAGATCCTCGAGGCGCAGCAGTGCCGCGGACTCCGCCTCGGGGGCTCGCCCTTCGCCCGGCTGAGGGCGCTCGGCCCGCTCGCCCTGCCGCTGGTGCTCGGCGCCCTGGCCGAGGTGGACGAGCAGGTGCTGGCGCTGGACGCGCGGGGCGCGGGCGGCGCGGCACGGCGCACCGCACTCGACCCGCCCCGCGATTCCGCCGCGCAGCGCGCGTGGCGGTGGGCGCTGCTGCTGCTGGTGGCGGCCGCGTACGCATGGAAGTTCTGGAGACTCGGGGCATGA
- a CDS encoding DNA alkylation repair protein, which produces MEALFAELDASLGRMRGASAAPLRALRREYSRRLVTAAPEAVVRLALRLVAAGGIERRFMAYELVHHHRAALAGLRVRTLERLGRGLDGWGAVDMFACYLAGPAWRERQVSDATIRRWARSRDRWWRRAALVSTVPLNARARGGSGDSARTFAICRLLIADRDDMVVKAMSWAVREVAKRDPGAARRFVAAHGDALAARVVREVGNKLSTGVKNPRRHRAPGNRG; this is translated from the coding sequence GTGGAAGCCCTGTTCGCCGAGCTGGACGCCTCGCTGGGCCGGATGCGCGGGGCGTCAGCGGCGCCGCTCCGGGCGTTGCGGCGGGAGTACTCGCGTCGGCTCGTCACGGCGGCTCCGGAGGCGGTCGTGCGGCTCGCCCTGCGGCTCGTCGCCGCCGGCGGGATCGAGCGCCGGTTCATGGCCTACGAGCTGGTTCACCACCATCGTGCGGCGCTGGCCGGCCTGCGCGTCCGGACGCTCGAGCGCCTGGGCCGGGGGCTCGACGGCTGGGGCGCCGTGGACATGTTCGCGTGCTACCTCGCCGGGCCGGCGTGGCGCGAGCGACAGGTGTCCGACGCGACGATCCGCCGCTGGGCGCGCTCGCGCGACCGGTGGTGGCGCCGTGCGGCGCTGGTCAGCACCGTGCCGCTCAACGCGCGGGCACGCGGCGGGTCCGGGGACAGTGCCCGCACGTTCGCAATCTGCCGGCTGCTGATTGCCGACCGCGACGACATGGTCGTCAAGGCGATGTCGTGGGCCGTGCGGGAGGTGGCCAAGCGCGACCCCGGCGCCGCGCGCCGGTTCGTCGCCGCCCACGGCGATGCGCTGGCGGCGCGCGTGGTGCGCGAGGTCGGCAACAAGCTGTCGACCGGCGTCAAGAACCCGCGCCGGCACCGGGCGCCCGGGAACCGCGGATGA